A window of Vigna unguiculata cultivar IT97K-499-35 chromosome 4, ASM411807v1, whole genome shotgun sequence contains these coding sequences:
- the LOC114182183 gene encoding probable translation initiation factor eIF-2B subunit delta, with amino-acid sequence MDPSRRAPRAVIDPVPKFRQVGFFAPPERSQSGPPNTTHSSPPISNSLSPVMIPPPRHLSDNLLLHAPPASSPLRADSGSGGTSFDHADLFTAPLSPVLPSSSYSSRIAGDFYKGNGGKLAASSFPRGGFDLTAMKAAAAASVVVPASELTTVSVVNDSLGIPEKEKASRGGGSAAEVKEQPASSKQKPKTSKAERRALQEAQRAAKAAAKAEGNKASGTAASVNAKPAKAAKPAQKIDNAAVAASEKKGGEIPPEKDRKKDAPQPRMQYDDKSRVEKAKRRAVVKQTEARNRVELFRHLPQYEHGSQLPDLEARFFHLSPVHPAVYKVGLQYLTGDISGANARCIAMLQAFQEAIKDYKVPHEKTLVRDLTAKISSYVSFLIECRPLSISMGNAIRFLKSRIAKLPLTLSESEAKASLHSDIERFISEKIILANKVIVKHAVTKIRDGDVLLTYGSSSAVEMVLLHAHELGRQFRVVVVDSCPKLRGQLLLRRLVEKGLSCTYTHINAVSYIMHEVTRVFLGASSVLSNGTVYSRVGTACVAMVAHAFRVPVIVCCEAYKFHERVQLDSICSNELGDPDAISNVLGREDVNHLDGWANIENLQLLNLIYDATPSDYVSMIVTDYGMVPPTSVPVIVREYGREQVWI; translated from the exons ATGGATCCCTCTCGCCGCGCCCCGCGCGCCGTGATCGACCCCGTCCCCAAGTTCCGCCAAGTCGGGTTCTTCGCCCCGCCCGAACGCTCCCAATCTGGTCCTCCAAACACGACCCACTCTTCGCCCCCAATCTCCAACTCCCTCTCGCCGGTCATGATCCCGCCGCCGCGCCACCTATCGGACAACCTTCTCCTCCACGCGCCCCCCGCCTCATCTCCCCTTCGCGCAGACTCCGGCAGCGGCGGAACCTCCTTCGACCACGCGGACTTGTTCACCGCGCCGCTGTCGCCCGTTCTGCCGTCGTCGTCGTACTCCAGCAGGATCGCCGGCGACTTCTACAAGGGAAACGGTGGGAAGCTCGCAGCGTCGTCTTTCCCCCGCGGAGGTTTCGACCTGACGGCAATGAAGGCGGCGGCGGCCGCGAGCGTCGTTGTGCCGGCAAGCGAGCTGACCACGGTTTCCGTGGTGAATGATTCGCTAGGGATTCCCG aaaaagaaaaagcaagCCGAGGAGGAGGGTCAGCAGCGGAAGTGAAAGAGCAACCTGCTAGTTCAAAACAGAAACCAAAAACCTCAAAGGCTGAAAGACGGGCCCTTCAAGAAGCTCAAAGAGCCGCAAAGGCTGCAGCAAAAG CTGAAGGAAATAAAGCATCTGGAACTGCAGCCTCAGTAAATGCCAAACCAGCTAAAGCTGCAAAGCCTGCTCAGAAAATTGATAATGCAGCTGTTGCAGCATCTGAGAAGAAGGGAGGTGAGATTCCACCAGAAAAGGATAGAAAAAAAGATGCTCCTCAACCACGGATGCAGTATGATGACAAGAGTCGAGTGGAGAAAGCTAAACGTCGTGCAGTGGTAAAACAAACTGAAGCTAGGAACAGAGTTGAGTTGTTCAGGCATTTGCCGCAATATGAACATGGGAGTCAGCTTCCAGATCTCGAGGCAAGGTTTTTCCATCTTTCTCCAGTGCACCCAGCTGTTTATAAG GTGGGTTTGCAGTATCTAACTGGAGATATATCTGGTGCCAATGCTCGGTGTATTGCAATGCTTCAAGCATTTCAGGAGGCAATCAAAGACTACAAGGTTCCACACGAGAAGACTCTTGTGAGGGACTTAACAGCAAAAATTAGTAGTTATGTATCATTTCTTATTGAGTGTCGACCTCTGTCAATCAGCATGGGAAATGCTATTAGGTTTCTCAAAAGTCGGATAGCCAAGTTACCTTTGACCTTGTCTGAATCAGAAGCAAAAGCTTCTCTCCATTCAGATATTGAGCGTTTTATTAGTGAGAAGATTATACTAGCCAACAAAGTGATAGTGAAGCATGCTGTCACCAAAATAAGAGATGGTGATGTTCTTCTAACTTATGGGTCCTCGTCAGCTGTTGAAATGGTACTATTACATGCACATGAGTTAGGAAGACAGTTTCGCGTTGTGGTAGTTGACTCTTGTCCAAAGCTTAGAGGGCAACTTTTGCTGCGCAGGCTGGTGGAGAAAGGTCTTAGCTGTACATACACTCATATAAATGCCGTTTCCTATATAATGCATGAAGTTACTCGAGTATTTCTGGGTGCTTCATCAGTTTTATCTAATGGAACAGTATATTCAAGAGTAGGGACTGCATGTGTTGCAATGGTTGCTCATGCATTCCGTGTGCCTGTCATAGTATGTTGTGAGGCCTATAAATTTCATGAACGGGTACAGCTAGACTCAATATGCTCTAATGAACTTG GTGATCCAGATGCAATTTCAAATGTATTGGGTAGAGAGGATGTCAACCACTTGGATGGCTGGGCCAATATTGAAAATCTGCAACTCTTAAATCTGAT TTATGATGCAACACCTTCAGATTATGTTTCAATGATTGTCACAGATTATGGCATG GTTCCCCCTACAAGTGTGCCTGTAATTGTAAGAGAATACGGGAGAGAACAGGTCTGGATATAA